ACAGAGCCGTGACCAGCGCATAGTCCGTACGCTCTCGGTCGATCCGGCGACCGGGGCCACCGAGGTGCTGCATGAGCGGGCCGATCCCGCATGGGTGGAGCTCATCGACGGCACCCCGGCCCGTACGGCGTCGGGTGCCCTGGTGCTCCCCGAGGACGACGGCGACACCCGGTATCTGACCGTGGGCGGCCGACGGGTCACCCCGGAGGGGCTTCAGCTGTGCGCGGTCCTCGGGGTCGAGGGCGAGCGGGTGCTGTTCACCGCGAGCGAGGACCCGCTGGAGACCCACGTGTGGTGCCATGAGCCCGGCCACGCCGGCCGCCGGCTGAGCCGGGGCCCCGGCAGGTACACCGGCGTGGGGCGGGGCGGCACGGTCGTCCTGGCGGGGGTGACGCCGCAGGGCAATGAAGTGGGCGTGCTGCGGGGGACGGAACCGGGCACTCCGGCCTCAGGAACGGGCACAGGCACAGGCATAGGCACGGGTACGGGGCCGGCCGGGGAGGCTGGGTCGGCCGGGGAGACGGGGTCGGCCAGGGGGGTGCCGTACGAGCCCCTCTCCTCGCTCGCCGAGGAGCCTTCGGTCACCCCGCGGCCGCTCCATCTCACCCTCGGCGAGCGGCAGTTGCATGGCGCGCTCTTCCTGCCGTCATGGCACAGGGAGGGCACCGGGAAGCTGCCGGTGCTCCTCGACCCGTACGGGGGCCCGGCCATGCAGATCGTGGGACGGGCCCGGGGATGGTTCACCTGTGTGTCGCAGTGGTTCGCCGAGCAGGGCTTCGCGGTGCTGGTGGTGGACGGACGCGGAACCCCGAATCGGGGCCCGGCCTGGGAGAAGGCCATACACGGCGACCAGCTCACGCCCGCGCTGGAGGACCAGGTGGACGCGCTGCGGGCGGCCGGGGCGCGCTTCGGTGATCTGGACCTGACACGGGTGGCGATCCGCGGCTGGTCGTTCGGCGGGTTCCTGGCCGCGGCCGCCGTGCTGCACCATCCCGACATCTTCCACGCCGCGGTCGCCGGCGCCCCGCCCACCGACCAGCGGCTGTACGACACCCACTGGAAGGAGCGCTTCCTGGGCCACCCGGAGGAGCAGCCGGAGAACTATGTGCGCTCCTCCCTGATCGGCCACGGCCACCTGCTGCGCCGCCCGCTGCTGCTGGTCCACGGGCTCGCGGACGACAATGTGGCGGCCGCGCACACCCTGCGCTTCTCGGCGGAGCTGCTGGCGGCGGGCAGACCGCACAGCGTGCTCCCGCTGCCCGGCGCCACGCATCTGCCGGCCGGCGACGCGGTCAATGAGCAGCTGCTGCACTTCCAGCGGGACTTCCTGCTGGACGCGCTGGCGAGGCGCGTCGACGGGGGCTGAGGGGGCCGAGGCGGTTCACCCTGGCGTTTCGGGCCTCGGCGACTCCCCCCGGCCCGTTCCCGGCGGCGGCTCCCCTCCGGCCGTTCGTCCGGGCGGTTCGCCGCCGGCTTTTCGCCTCGGCGAAAGGAACGCGTCCCGCGTTGAACACGCGGGGCCGTCCCGCCGTATGGACCCTGTGCAACGTCCTTGAGCACAACGCGCACCGAAGGCACCACCAAGAACCGGAGGCACACCATGGCTCGACAGGCAGCGTCGGAGCGGACGGAGACCGAAGCGGTGACGGAGGAACCCGGCCAGGCGGCGGGGCGCGGGGCGGCGCGGCGGACCGTCGTCGCGGCGGTCGGCGCGGCCGGGCTGACGGCGGCGCTCGCGGCCTGCGGCGGCAGCACGGCGGACGCGGGGAGCGGCGCTTCCAAGGTTGAGGGTGGCGATCAGGCCGGCAGTTCAGGGGCGAGCGGTGGGGGCGACGGCGCCGCCGGTGGGGGTGGTGGGGGCGGTGGCACCATCCTCGCCAAGACGTCGGAGATCCCCAAGGGCGGCGGCAAGATCTTCAAGGCCGACAAGGTCGTCGTCACCCAGCCGCAGGACGGCGACATCAAGGCGTTCTCCGCGATCTGCACCCACGCGGGCTGCGTCGTCGGCGAGGTCACCGGCGGCACCATCAACTGCATGTGCCACGGCAGCAAGTTCGACATCACCGATGGCAGCGTGAAGAAGGGGCCCGCCACCAAGGGGCTGGCGCCCGCCAAGGTGAATGTGAAGGGCGGCTCGGTCACCCTGGACTGAGGGAACGGGCCGTCCCCCGGCCGCCCGTTCCCGGCCGCCCCTTCCCGGCCACCCGCCGCCCGCCGCCCGGGTCAGCGGCCACGGCGCGGCCGCCTCCAGCTGGTCAGAAGGTCATCGGTGGTGGTGACGGTGGCGACCAGAGCGAGGGTGTTGCGGACCATCGCAGGGGTGTAGTCGGATGGCACCCCTGCGATGGCGTCCGCGGGCACCACGGCCGTGTAACCGAGGTTGACCGCGTCGAACACCGCATTGGGGATCGCCACATTCGCCGACACCCCGGTGACGACGAGCGTCCGGCACCCGAAGTTGCGCAGCAGCGCGTCCACATCGGTGCCGGCGATCGGCGAGAGGCCGTGCAGTCTGCGCACCACCAGGTCGTCCCCGGAGACGGGTATCGGATCGGCGATGCGCACCGCGGTGGATCCGGTGAGCTGCTGGACGGGCAGCCGCTCGGCCGCCTTGAAGAGGCGGGCGTTGTGGCTGGCGCCGCGGCCGTCGGGACGGCGTTCGGCCACGGCATGCAGCACCTGGACGCCGGCGTCATGGGCGGCCGCCACCAGCCGGGCGACATTCGCCAGCGCCCCCGACGTGCGGGCCGCGTCGGCAAGTTCGGGCAGCGCGCTGTCCGGACCGACCACACCGCGCTGGCACTCGACGGTGAGCAGCACCGTCGAGGCCGGGTCCAGTTGCGCGATGATCCGTGCAGCGCCCGAAGACCCCGAAGACATCGCATCCCCCTCTGGCGGACTCGTTTCCCTGCCGGACGTGCTTTCTTGCCCGACGTGCTTTCTTGCCCGACGTGCTTTCTTGCCGGACTTGCTTCACTGCCGGACTCCCTTCCCTGCCGGGCGTGCCTCCCTGCCGGAAGTGCTTCCCTGCGGGGGGCTGATCCCCAGCCTGGGCCGGTTTCCTGCCGGGCCTGATCTCCCGGCCCGTCCGAGCCGGGCGAGGATACCGGGCATTGCGCACACCAGGAAGAGCCCGCATGATTTCTGACACTTAGTCAGGTACGGCTACAGGATCGGTGTCAGGCAAGCGGGTCAGTGCCCCACGAGCGGGGGCACACGGCGGAGGGCGATGACGGATGGCCGACACACAGCGGCGCGGGCGCCGGATCATGATGACGCAGGGCGAGCTCGACGCGTTCCTCGCGGCGCAGCGCACCTGCCGGGTCGCGACGGTCGGTGACGACGGCGCGCCGCACGTCGGGGCCCTGTGGTTCGTCTGGGACGGTACGGCGCTGTGGCTGTATTCGATCACCCGCAGCAAGCGGTGGGCCCAGTTGCGCAAGGACCCGCGGATCGCTGTGGTCGTCGACGACGGGCACGCATACGACGAGCTGCGCGGGGCCGAGCTGACGGGCCAGGCGGACTTCGTCGGCGAGGCTCCGCGTACCGGCGAACCGTGCCCCGCGCTCGACGCCCCGGAGCGGCTGTTCGCGGAGAAGTACTTCGGGATGTCCCGGATGCCGCACGACGGCCGCCATGCGTGGCTGCGTCTGACGCCGGAGTCGGTCGCGTCATGGGATTTCCGCAAGATCCCGGGATGAGGGGCGGGGCGCGGGAGCGGGGCGGTGTGTGGACGGTGGGGCGACGGGTGTGGGGTCGATCACCGCGGGCGGAGCGGATCGGTCGCCGGATGTGATCGCGTTGTCGGTGGTCTCTGCGAGAGTGGTGTGGGTCAGCCCGTGCGGTACCGGCAGGTGCGGAAAGCGGGACGGCCCGGCCGCGACGGGCCGGGCTCCGACGAGGACGAAGGAGATCCGGTGAACGTGCTCTTCCCCGCGCTGCGCGACGCTTCGCCCGCACCCGCGCTGCGCTTCGGCGACCGTAGTCTCAGCTATCGCCAGTTGGCGTCGGTGGCGGGTGCGCTCGCCGAACGGATCGCCGGTCAGAGCCGTATCGCCGTCTGGGCGACGCCGACGCTGGAGACCTCGGTCGGTGTGGTGGCCGCGCTGCTCGCCGGTGTGGCCGTGGTCCCGGTGAATCCGAAGATCGGCGAGAGCGAGCTGGCGCACATCGTGACGGACAGCGCCCCGTCACTCGTCCTGGCCGAACCGGGCGCCGAGCTGCCGGGCCCGCTCGCCGCACTGTCCCGGCTCGACATCGAGGCCGCGGAGCCGCCCGAGGGCGCCGAGCCGGCCCCGCTTCCGTACGAACCGGGCGACGAGGCTCCGGCCCTGATCGTCTACACCTCCGGCACGACCGGGCCGCCCAAGGGCGTTGTCCTCCCCCGGCGCGCCGTTGCGCACACCCTCGACGCCCTGGAGAACGCCTGGCAGTGGACCGCCGACGACGTCCTCGTCCACGCCCTGCCGCTCTTCCATGTCCACGGCCTGATCCTCGGCATCCTCGGACCGCTGCGCCGCGGCGGCAGCGTCCACCACCTGGGGCGCTTCAGCACCGACGCGGTGGCCCGGGAGCTGTCCGCGGCCGGCACGATGCTGTTCGGCGTACCGACGATGTACCACCGCCTGGCCGCCGAGGCCGGCGACGACCCCGCGCTCGCCAAGGCACTCTCCCGTGCCCGGCTGCTGGTCTCCGGCTCGGCCGCGCTGCCGCTGACCGATCATGAGCGGATCGCCGCGGCATCCGGCCGACGGGTGATCGAGCGCTACGGCATGACGGAGACGCTCATGAATACCAGCGTGCGGGCGGACGGCCCCGATGCCGTGGGCACGGTGGGGGTACCGCTGCCGGGGGTGTACGTCCGGCTCGTCGACGACGCGGGCCAGGCCATCGAGGCGCACGACGGCGAGACGGTCGGCGAGATCCAGGTCCGCGGCCCGAACCTCTTCGTCGAGTATCTCAACCGCCCCGATGCCACCGCCGCCGCCTTCGACGGGGGGTGGTTCCGCACCGGCGACATGGCGGTCAGGGACGCCGCCGGGAACTACCGCATCGTGGGCCGGAAGGCCACCGACCTGATCAAGAGCGGCGGTTACAAGATCGGCGCGGGCGAGATCGAGAATGCGCTGCTGGCCCACCCCGGGGTCGCCGAGGCGGCCGTCACCGGCGCTCCGGACGAGGACCTCGGCGAGCGGATCGTCGCGTGGGTCGTGGCCGAGACCGGTCCGGACGCCGGGCCGCCGCCGACCGGCCAGGAGCTCGCCGATCATGTCGCCCGCCAGCTCGCGCCGCACAAACGCCCCCGCACCGTGCACTTCCTGGACGC
This Streptomyces decoyicus DNA region includes the following protein-coding sequences:
- a CDS encoding Rieske (2Fe-2S) protein, encoding MARQAASERTETEAVTEEPGQAAGRGAARRTVVAAVGAAGLTAALAACGGSTADAGSGASKVEGGDQAGSSGASGGGDGAAGGGGGGGGTILAKTSEIPKGGGKIFKADKVVVTQPQDGDIKAFSAICTHAGCVVGEVTGGTINCMCHGSKFDITDGSVKKGPATKGLAPAKVNVKGGSVTLD
- a CDS encoding cysteine hydrolase family protein; this translates as MSSGSSGAARIIAQLDPASTVLLTVECQRGVVGPDSALPELADAARTSGALANVARLVAAAHDAGVQVLHAVAERRPDGRGASHNARLFKAAERLPVQQLTGSTAVRIADPIPVSGDDLVVRRLHGLSPIAGTDVDALLRNFGCRTLVVTGVSANVAIPNAVFDAVNLGYTAVVPADAIAGVPSDYTPAMVRNTLALVATVTTTDDLLTSWRRPRRGR
- a CDS encoding pyridoxamine 5'-phosphate oxidase family protein, which gives rise to MADTQRRGRRIMMTQGELDAFLAAQRTCRVATVGDDGAPHVGALWFVWDGTALWLYSITRSKRWAQLRKDPRIAVVVDDGHAYDELRGAELTGQADFVGEAPRTGEPCPALDAPERLFAEKYFGMSRMPHDGRHAWLRLTPESVASWDFRKIPG
- a CDS encoding acyl-CoA synthetase, whose translation is MNVLFPALRDASPAPALRFGDRSLSYRQLASVAGALAERIAGQSRIAVWATPTLETSVGVVAALLAGVAVVPVNPKIGESELAHIVTDSAPSLVLAEPGAELPGPLAALSRLDIEAAEPPEGAEPAPLPYEPGDEAPALIVYTSGTTGPPKGVVLPRRAVAHTLDALENAWQWTADDVLVHALPLFHVHGLILGILGPLRRGGSVHHLGRFSTDAVARELSAAGTMLFGVPTMYHRLAAEAGDDPALAKALSRARLLVSGSAALPLTDHERIAAASGRRVIERYGMTETLMNTSVRADGPDAVGTVGVPLPGVYVRLVDDAGQAIEAHDGETVGEIQVRGPNLFVEYLNRPDATAAAFDGGWFRTGDMAVRDAAGNYRIVGRKATDLIKSGGYKIGAGEIENALLAHPGVAEAAVTGAPDEDLGERIVAWVVAETGPDAGPPPTGQELADHVARQLAPHKRPRTVHFLDALPRNDMGKILKRELRA
- a CDS encoding S9 family peptidase produces the protein MDSTDSTDPKNSAAFPGQFARSRRFSLGVPRHFTVSPDGSRVLFVRTVSGTDPVGRLWQYEDGAERLVADPALLVGAGTGPVPEEERLLRERARERSVGVVSYATDDAARLVAFALSGALWAVRTDGGVPFSVPAAGPVVDPRPSPDGRHIAYVSRRSFHVVDPTGADRQLARAEGPEVSYGLAEYVAAESMHRLRGYWWAPDSRHVLVARVDTGPVERRYVSDPADPTKPPQAIPYPAAGTPNAEVTLQLLSLEGERVDVDWDRTTYEYLVDAGWDAHGPFLAVQSRDQRIVRTLSVDPATGATEVLHERADPAWVELIDGTPARTASGALVLPEDDGDTRYLTVGGRRVTPEGLQLCAVLGVEGERVLFTASEDPLETHVWCHEPGHAGRRLSRGPGRYTGVGRGGTVVLAGVTPQGNEVGVLRGTEPGTPASGTGTGTGIGTGTGPAGEAGSAGETGSARGVPYEPLSSLAEEPSVTPRPLHLTLGERQLHGALFLPSWHREGTGKLPVLLDPYGGPAMQIVGRARGWFTCVSQWFAEQGFAVLVVDGRGTPNRGPAWEKAIHGDQLTPALEDQVDALRAAGARFGDLDLTRVAIRGWSFGGFLAAAAVLHHPDIFHAAVAGAPPTDQRLYDTHWKERFLGHPEEQPENYVRSSLIGHGHLLRRPLLLVHGLADDNVAAAHTLRFSAELLAAGRPHSVLPLPGATHLPAGDAVNEQLLHFQRDFLLDALARRVDGG